In Helicobacter sp. 11S03491-1, a single window of DNA contains:
- a CDS encoding ComF family protein, translating to MKCVSCGNFSLKPICKKCLESIRITPRTRVIEGISIYSFYYYQDISMLLTSKYWVFGSRLLKILAKKASNYFFDSHHQHLSIWKQNKLYGIGIDDWVRSYYSHTGVILKEFCKHGIKPSYGQLKAQNNVHYAGKSLQYRQANPRKFFYSGAPKNVFIVDDIITTGTTMAEAKNIVEKSGSNVLFGIALCDAGD from the coding sequence ATGAAATGTGTTAGTTGTGGCAATTTTTCACTCAAACCTATTTGTAAAAAGTGTCTTGAATCAATCAGAATTACTCCAAGAACACGCGTTATTGAAGGCATAAGTATTTATAGTTTTTATTATTATCAAGATATTTCTATGCTACTCACAAGTAAATATTGGGTTTTTGGCAGCCGCCTATTAAAAATACTTGCCAAAAAAGCAAGTAACTATTTCTTTGATTCCCATCACCAACATCTATCTATCTGGAAGCAAAATAAACTTTATGGGATTGGTATTGATGATTGGGTAAGAAGCTATTATTCCCATACAGGCGTTATTCTCAAAGAATTCTGTAAGCATGGTATTAAACCCTCCTACGGGCAGCTCAAAGCCCAAAATAATGTTCATTATGCAGGTAAATCACTCCAATATCGCCAAGCAAATCCCAGAAAATTTTTTTATTCCGGCGCGCCTAAAAATGTATTTATTGTAGATGATATTATCACTACAGGCACAACAATGGCTGAAGCTAAAAATATTGTAGAAAAATCAGGCTCAAATGTTTTATTTGGGATTGCGCTTTGTGATGCCGGAGATTAA